One window of the Pieris brassicae chromosome Z, ilPieBrab1.1, whole genome shotgun sequence genome contains the following:
- the LOC123718547 gene encoding peptide transporter family 1-like isoform X2 encodes MEEGKKKLPYPKAVGFIVTNEFCERFSYYGMRAILSLYLRYKLGYTDNGATVVYHTFTMFAYFFPLMGAMIADSWLGRFRTIFYLSLVYATGSILISLTAMPPLGLPQMEITILALLLIAFGTGGIKPCVSAFGGDQFKLPEQARYLGYFFSLFYFAINAGSLISTFLTPILRADVHCFGEQDCYSLAFGVPGILMIISIGFFVAGKKLYIIKKPEGNILGKVSACVGYAVVKSVKSQDKRDHWLDHADDKFDSNLIEDVKSLLRVLVLFIPLPIFWALFDQQGSRWTFQANRMEQNIAGWTLKADQMQVLNPLLILVFIPLFEVAIYPFLTWCKLVRKPLHKMIWGGVLAALAFLISGIVELNLLPTYGTPVAPGLAQLRLYNGFNCNFTLTLQSDANNTENFIVGSLGVFEKLDIAAKDAIELPYSLSGQESTACANKLYNGNFLLKENTANSFFINNETVEGFTDNNDKAIDGVTVRLLCNLNEVVSIRIYSNKMDRTVLNFLSSDMAQKSLVEGIYDILVNDTIVLKDVALQTGAVYTINVNEDTTGYNANAVIITPPNSIHILWLVPQYVVMTMGEVMFSVTGLEFSFTQAPASMKSVLQSIWLLTVAFGNLIVVLIVEGNFLDAQWKEFFLFAGLMFVDMMIFTAMAFRYKYAEIKSSTEQLPIEEIRLPKKE; translated from the exons aAACTGCCATATCCCAAAGCAGTGGGTTTCATTGTCACAAATGAATTTTGCGAAAGATTTTCTTACTATGGAATGCGTG CAATCCTATCGCTCTACCTACGATACAAGTTGGGATATACCGACAATGGGGCTACTGTAGTGTACCATACATTCACTATGTTCGCTTATTTCTTCCCATTAATGGGAGCTATGATTGCTGACAGTTGGCTGGGACGTTTCAG AACAATATTCTATCTGTCACTAGTTTATGCGACGGGAAGCATCCTTATATCACTAACAGCCATGCCGCCTCTCGGTTTGCCACAAAT GGAAATCACAATTTTAGCACTTCTCCTAATAGCATTCGGTACGGGAGGTATAAAACCTTGTGTATCCGCCTTCGGAGGGGATCAGTTCAAGCTACCTGAACAGGCGAGGTACTTGGGATATTTCTTCTCCCTGTTTTACTTTGCAATCAACGCTGGAAGTCTGATCTCAACTTTCCTAACACCGATCTTAAGAGCTGATGTACACTGCTTTGGTGAACAGGACTGTTACTCCCTTGCTTTTGGAGTGCCTGGTATACTTATGATTATCTCTATTG gtttcTTCGTTGCCGGTAAAAAGCTGTATATAATCAAAAAGCCCGAAGGTAATATTTTGGGAAAAGTGTCTGCTTGCGTTGgt tatGCTGTAGTAAAATCCGTGAAAAGCCAAGATAAACGAGACCATTGGTTAGACCATGCCGATGATAAGTTTGACAGCAATCTCATAGAAGACGTCAAATCATTATTAAGAGTTCTAGTTCTCTTCATTCCGTTACCAATATTTTGGGCTTTGTTCGACCAACAA GGTTCCAGATGGACCTTCCAAGCTAACAGAATGGAGCAAAATATCGCTGGATGGACCTTGAAAGCAGATCAAATGCAAGTTCTGAATCCTCTGTTAATTTTAGTGTTTATACCACTATTTGAAgtt GCGATTTATCCATTCTTGACGTGGTGCAAGCTGGTTAGGAAGCCATTACATAAAATGATTTGGGGTGGCGTATTGGCGGCATTAGCGTTTTTGATATCTGGAATAGTTGAACTCAACCTATTG CCGACATACGGAACACCCGTAGCTCCGGGGCTGGCGCAATTACGACTATACAACGGTTTTAATTGTAACTTTACTTTGACCTTACAAAGTGACGCAAATAATACAGAAAACTTCATAGTCGGTTCGCTAGGAGTATTCGAGAAGCTAGATATTGCGGCAAAAGACGCGATTGAATTACCTTACTCTCTCAGCGGACAAGAAAGCACTGCTTGcgctaataaattatataatggcAACTTTCTACTTAAGGAGAACACAGCCAACTCTTTCTTTATTAACAATGAAACAGTTGAAGGTTTTACCGATAACAACGATAAGGCTATCGATGGAGTTACTGTCAG GTTACTGTGCAATCTAAATGAAGTGGTTTCAATCAGAATATACAGCAACAAAATGGACAGAACCGTGTTAAATTTCCTAAGCAGTGACATGGCTCAGAAGTCATTGGTAGAAGGGATATATGACATTTTAGTAAACgatacaatagttttaaaggACGTGGCTTTACAAACTGGCGCTGTCTATACCATCAATGTTAATGAAGATACCACAGGTTAT AATGCAAACGCAGTAATAATAACACCACCGAATAGTATCCACATCCTATGGCTAGTTCCACAGTACGTGGTGATGACTATGGGTGAGGTGATGTTCTCCGTCACTGGTCTTGAGTTCTCCTTCACACAGGCTCCAGCTAGTATGAAGTCTGTGCTTCAGTCTATATGGCTACTTACTGTTGCATTTGGAAACTTAATTGTTGTATTGATCGTTGAAGGAAACTTTTTAGATGCTCag tgGAAGGAATTCTTCTTGTTCGCGGGTCTAATGTTCGTGGATATGATGATTTTTACTGCGATGGCCTTTAGATACAAATACGCTGAAATTAAATCTAGTACTGAACAACTGCCAATCGAGGAGATAAGACTGCCAAAAAAGGAATAA
- the LOC123718547 gene encoding peptide transporter family 1-like isoform X1 — translation MDCENATINQGSCLLRIGNREKKLPYPKAVGFIVTNEFCERFSYYGMRAILSLYLRYKLGYTDNGATVVYHTFTMFAYFFPLMGAMIADSWLGRFRTIFYLSLVYATGSILISLTAMPPLGLPQMEITILALLLIAFGTGGIKPCVSAFGGDQFKLPEQARYLGYFFSLFYFAINAGSLISTFLTPILRADVHCFGEQDCYSLAFGVPGILMIISIGFFVAGKKLYIIKKPEGNILGKVSACVGYAVVKSVKSQDKRDHWLDHADDKFDSNLIEDVKSLLRVLVLFIPLPIFWALFDQQGSRWTFQANRMEQNIAGWTLKADQMQVLNPLLILVFIPLFEVAIYPFLTWCKLVRKPLHKMIWGGVLAALAFLISGIVELNLLPTYGTPVAPGLAQLRLYNGFNCNFTLTLQSDANNTENFIVGSLGVFEKLDIAAKDAIELPYSLSGQESTACANKLYNGNFLLKENTANSFFINNETVEGFTDNNDKAIDGVTVRLLCNLNEVVSIRIYSNKMDRTVLNFLSSDMAQKSLVEGIYDILVNDTIVLKDVALQTGAVYTINVNEDTTGYNANAVIITPPNSIHILWLVPQYVVMTMGEVMFSVTGLEFSFTQAPASMKSVLQSIWLLTVAFGNLIVVLIVEGNFLDAQWKEFFLFAGLMFVDMMIFTAMAFRYKYAEIKSSTEQLPIEEIRLPKKE, via the exons aAACTGCCATATCCCAAAGCAGTGGGTTTCATTGTCACAAATGAATTTTGCGAAAGATTTTCTTACTATGGAATGCGTG CAATCCTATCGCTCTACCTACGATACAAGTTGGGATATACCGACAATGGGGCTACTGTAGTGTACCATACATTCACTATGTTCGCTTATTTCTTCCCATTAATGGGAGCTATGATTGCTGACAGTTGGCTGGGACGTTTCAG AACAATATTCTATCTGTCACTAGTTTATGCGACGGGAAGCATCCTTATATCACTAACAGCCATGCCGCCTCTCGGTTTGCCACAAAT GGAAATCACAATTTTAGCACTTCTCCTAATAGCATTCGGTACGGGAGGTATAAAACCTTGTGTATCCGCCTTCGGAGGGGATCAGTTCAAGCTACCTGAACAGGCGAGGTACTTGGGATATTTCTTCTCCCTGTTTTACTTTGCAATCAACGCTGGAAGTCTGATCTCAACTTTCCTAACACCGATCTTAAGAGCTGATGTACACTGCTTTGGTGAACAGGACTGTTACTCCCTTGCTTTTGGAGTGCCTGGTATACTTATGATTATCTCTATTG gtttcTTCGTTGCCGGTAAAAAGCTGTATATAATCAAAAAGCCCGAAGGTAATATTTTGGGAAAAGTGTCTGCTTGCGTTGgt tatGCTGTAGTAAAATCCGTGAAAAGCCAAGATAAACGAGACCATTGGTTAGACCATGCCGATGATAAGTTTGACAGCAATCTCATAGAAGACGTCAAATCATTATTAAGAGTTCTAGTTCTCTTCATTCCGTTACCAATATTTTGGGCTTTGTTCGACCAACAA GGTTCCAGATGGACCTTCCAAGCTAACAGAATGGAGCAAAATATCGCTGGATGGACCTTGAAAGCAGATCAAATGCAAGTTCTGAATCCTCTGTTAATTTTAGTGTTTATACCACTATTTGAAgtt GCGATTTATCCATTCTTGACGTGGTGCAAGCTGGTTAGGAAGCCATTACATAAAATGATTTGGGGTGGCGTATTGGCGGCATTAGCGTTTTTGATATCTGGAATAGTTGAACTCAACCTATTG CCGACATACGGAACACCCGTAGCTCCGGGGCTGGCGCAATTACGACTATACAACGGTTTTAATTGTAACTTTACTTTGACCTTACAAAGTGACGCAAATAATACAGAAAACTTCATAGTCGGTTCGCTAGGAGTATTCGAGAAGCTAGATATTGCGGCAAAAGACGCGATTGAATTACCTTACTCTCTCAGCGGACAAGAAAGCACTGCTTGcgctaataaattatataatggcAACTTTCTACTTAAGGAGAACACAGCCAACTCTTTCTTTATTAACAATGAAACAGTTGAAGGTTTTACCGATAACAACGATAAGGCTATCGATGGAGTTACTGTCAG GTTACTGTGCAATCTAAATGAAGTGGTTTCAATCAGAATATACAGCAACAAAATGGACAGAACCGTGTTAAATTTCCTAAGCAGTGACATGGCTCAGAAGTCATTGGTAGAAGGGATATATGACATTTTAGTAAACgatacaatagttttaaaggACGTGGCTTTACAAACTGGCGCTGTCTATACCATCAATGTTAATGAAGATACCACAGGTTAT AATGCAAACGCAGTAATAATAACACCACCGAATAGTATCCACATCCTATGGCTAGTTCCACAGTACGTGGTGATGACTATGGGTGAGGTGATGTTCTCCGTCACTGGTCTTGAGTTCTCCTTCACACAGGCTCCAGCTAGTATGAAGTCTGTGCTTCAGTCTATATGGCTACTTACTGTTGCATTTGGAAACTTAATTGTTGTATTGATCGTTGAAGGAAACTTTTTAGATGCTCag tgGAAGGAATTCTTCTTGTTCGCGGGTCTAATGTTCGTGGATATGATGATTTTTACTGCGATGGCCTTTAGATACAAATACGCTGAAATTAAATCTAGTACTGAACAACTGCCAATCGAGGAGATAAGACTGCCAAAAAAGGAATAA
- the LOC123718548 gene encoding juvenile hormone esterase-like has translation MLRLLVLFLCQFATHCKVEVKLKQGVILGTTEVSVFNGRTFYAFYGVPYAQAPVGKLRFKNPVALEKSTKIFDATTEYRGACTQEHIVHKHGTYGFEDCLHLNIYTPYLPIYELRTEKAVIVWIHGYAFTSGFSHIHGGDFLIDNDVIFVTLTHRISVFGFLKLNDTDDHTNMGLKDIVMGLKWIRKNIGQFGGNKDRLTVMASGSAATFVSLLMMTKFRKLFSKVILQSGSIYSSSLFQGDPALERIKLEMAVQAAGKNLANASANDLVAQTANIYNNKNILNVQRPLIPFMPIKENESKRYLISKHTLPVITNLQRLTEMPIMLGFSSQESITEVLPFIHNPQYMESLKPLKFMVPFLNSCKYKYGSQKYKEVGDLILKHYFKGVINKNSLENLLKYVSDLHKYPIYKFVQAYLNATGSELFVYKFNYVGNLNAAKMTAVAGANTKIKGAAQGDEICYILRCDPLWEYYVKLKQDLHNRDRRFITQIANIWANFAKYGKPTPNNQNDTWWPMTKYEDNVYLFGKNNKIVDSRPERKMFEFWNDLYMKYYSNENCGKNVRDEM, from the coding sequence ATGCTACGTCtcttagtattatttttgtgtcaATTCGCAACGCATTGTAAAGttgaagtaaaattaaaacaaggtGTAATATTAGGCACGACTGAAGTGTCAGTATTTAACGGAAGAACATTTTACGCCTTTTATGGGGTTCCATATGCACAGGCGCCTGTTGGAAaacttagatttaaaaatcctGTGGCTCTGGAAAAATCAACGAAGATTTTTGACGCCACTACCGAGTACCGTGGAGCATGCACTCAAGAGCATATTGTTCACAAACATGGGACGTATGGTTTTGAAGACTGTctgcatttaaatatatacaccCCTTATCTCCCAATTTATGAATTACGAACTGAAAAAGCTGTTATAGTGTGGATACATGGATACGCTTTTACTTCAGGCTTTAGTCATATTCACGGAGGGGACTTTTTAATAGATAATGATGTCATTTTCGTTACATTAACTCATAGAATATCCGTTTTtggatttttgaaattaaatgataCCGATGACCATACTAATATGGGTCTTAAGGACATTGTAATGGGCCTAAAATGGATAAGGAAAAACATTGGCCAATTTGGAGGAAACAAGGATCGTTTGACTGTTATGGCTTCTGGGTCAGCAGCAACATTCGTTTCCCTACTAATGATGACCAAATTTCGGAAGCTCTTCTCAAAGGTAATTCTACAAAGTGGCTCTATATACTCGAGTTCTTTATTTCAAGGTGACCCTGCTTTGGAAAGAATCAAACTAGAAATGGCTGTGCAAGCCGCAGGTAAAAATCTAGCAAACGCATCTGCAAATGATTTAGTAGCACAAACggcaaacatttataataataaaaatattcttaacgtCCAAAGACCGCTTATACCATTTATGCctattaaagaaaatgaatCAAAACGCTACTTGATATCAAAGCACACCCTTCCAGTTATTACAAATCTTCAACGACTTACAGAAATGCCAATTATGTTAGGTTTTTCGAGTCAAGAAAGTATAACAGAAGTATTACCTTTCATTCACAATCCTCAATACATGGAATCTctaaaaccattaaaatttatggtTCCTTTTTTGAATAGTTGCAAGTATAAATATGGCTCTCAAAAATATAAGGAAGTTGGGGaccttatattaaaacattattttaaaggagtaataaacaaaaactctTTAGAAAACCTCTTAAAGTATGTTTCTGATCTTCACAAATACCCGATATACAAATTTGTTCAAGCATATTTAAATGCAACCGGAAGTGAATTGTTTGTctataagtttaattatgtTGGAAATCTTAATGCAGCAAAAATGACGGCTGTAGCCGGTgcaaatactaaaataaaaggtGCTGCTCAAGGTGACGAAATTTGTTACATTCTAAGATGTGACCCACTTTGGGAATATTATGTAAAGCTCAAACAAGATTTGCACAATCGAGATCGGAGGTTTATCACACAGATTGCGAATATTTGGGCAAATTTTGCCAAATATGGAAAACCGACGCCCAATAATCAAAATGATACATGGTGGCCTATGACCAAATATGAGGACAACGTTTATCTATTtgggaaaaataataaaatagtagatTCAAGGCCGGAACGcaaaatgtttgaattttgGAATGATTTATACATGAAGTACTATTCTAATGAAAATTGCGGTAAAAATGTAAGAGATGAAATGTAA